In Cryptococcus neoformans var. neoformans JEC21 chromosome 5 sequence, one genomic interval encodes:
- a CDS encoding superoxide dismutase copper chaperone, putative encodes MTLATASFNTEFAVDMTCQSCVNAVSGALRDVPGIERYDIDLENKRVTISGKTPPSHLITALKSTNRQVIVRGTSSSANANFPIQAAVAILESPLPLPASLASTSNPVLAGLPEGSLKPLPGMNEEEYSQKVFGICRFVQIAPKTVLMDLTVRLPPPSRVGLGTAQGAQDTSYSVYIASTGNLVNPPVTTGKPYISLGSITPDKDGYGDMFKEVDGELWEWIGRGCVVQAANETAPAVTQLVAKEAAPGSEQNEATIGRLFAGVVARSAGAWGNDKTVCACSGKTMWEEGREMESKRF; translated from the exons ATGACTCTAGCAACCGCATCCTTCAAC ACTGAATTCGCAGTCGACATGACATGTCAAAGC TGCGTTAATGCAGTATCTGGTGCTCTAAGGGATGTCCCAG GAATTGAGAGATATGACATTGATCTGGAAAATAAACGAGTTACAATCTCCGGGAAGA CACCCCCTTCACATCTGATTACGGCTCTTAAGTCCACTAATCGCCAAGTAATCGTTCGAGGCACTTCCTCGTCTGCCAATGCCAACTTCCCTATTCAAGCAGCCGTTGCCATCTTGGagtctcctcttcctcttcccgcaTCTTTAGCGTCTACATCGAACCCTGTTCTAGCCGGTCTTCCCGAAGGCTCACTCAAACCTCTTCCGGGcatgaatgaagaagaatactCCCAGAAGGTCTTCGGGATCTGCCGATTTGTTCAAATTGCTCCGAAGACGGTACTTATGGATTTGACTGTCCgtctccctcctccatcccGGGTCGGGTTGGGTACAGCACAGGGTGCCCAAGATACAAGCTACAGCGTATACATCGCGTCGACTGGCAATCTTGTCAACCCTCCTGTCACCACTGGCAAGCCATATATATCTTTAGGCTCCATTACCCCCGACAAGGACGGTTATGGCGATATGTTCAAAGAGGTTGATGGCGAATTATGGGAGTGGATTGGTCGAGGATGCGTGGTGCAAGCCGCTAATGAAACGGCCCCCGCGGTTACACAGCTTGTGGCAAAGGAGGCTGCTCCGGGCTCCGAGCAGAATGAAGCGACAATAGGGAGACTATTTGCTGGTGTTGTCGCACGAAGTGCAGGAGCATGGGGTAACGACAAGACAGTCTGCGCCTGTAGCGGGAAGACCatgtgggaagaaggacgagagatggagagcaAGAGGTTTTAA